From Mucilaginibacter gotjawali:
CCTGGAAGATTTGATGAATAACTGCCAGGAAATGTGTTATACCATTGATAGAAGTGAACAGCGGCCATATTTTGCCAGGCTTACAAAAACCCTGTACGACCTGGTAAAAGGGCTTAAAATTAATACCACTACCATTTATATGCAGTATAGTCCGGCAAATAATGCCTATTGGATGAGCGAAACCCTGGCTATTAAAAACCCTTATTATACCTATAAAGATTGGGCAACTGATGGTAAAACTACTGAGATCCTGGCTGCTAATAAATAGGCGCAGGGAATTATTTTTATAAATATAATTCCGGATAATAAACCCATAATCTTACCCCAATCTCTAATCTCTAACCCCTACCACCATTTCAGCGGAAACTGGATCTCCTCAACGGATCCAACGATCATGTCCGGTTTAAAAGCATAATGGCTGAGATGCTCCTTTTGGGCAATACCCGAAAGCACCAGGATTGTTTTATAACCCATTTGTACGCCACCCTGGATATCGGTTTCCATCGTATCGCCCACCACGGTAGTCTCGGCTGTTTCCAGCCCCAGGAATTTGCGTGCCGAACGCATCATTACGGGGCTTGGTTTGCCGGTAACAAATGCTTTGCGTCCGGATGCTTCTTCAATCATCGCGGTAGTTGCCGCTATGCCCAAATTATTCCAGCCGGGCTTCTTTGGGGATGGGTCGCGGTTGGTCGTAATAAATTTGGCGCCGCCTAATATCATATCCACTGCGCGTTGCACCATTTCTAATGTAAAGTTCCTTCCCTCGCCCAAAACCACAAATTCCGGGTCAGTATCAACTAAGGTGATCCCATTTTCATGCAAGCTGGATAATAAACCGCCTTCGCCCAAAACATAAGCTGTTCCGCCGGGACCCTGGTCTCCCAGGAATTTACCGGTAGCCATTGCGCTGGTGTAAATATGATCTTCGGTAACCTCCATC
This genomic window contains:
- a CDS encoding HAD-IIA family hydrolase is translated as MKQGLLIDMDGVIYSGDTLIHGADKFIAHLLENDIPFTFMTNNSQRTPLEVTRKLKGLGMEVTEDHIYTSAMATGKFLGDQGPGGTAYVLGEGGLLSSLHENGITLVDTDPEFVVLGEGRNFTLEMVQRAVDMILGGAKFITTNRDPSPKKPGWNNLGIAATTAMIEEASGRKAFVTGKPSPVMMRSARKFLGLETAETTVVGDTMETDIQGGVQMGYKTILVLSGIAQKEHLSHYAFKPDMIVGSVEEIQFPLKWW
- a CDS encoding DUF3347 domain-containing protein — protein: MMSLYFDMKNALVNNDGTTVKIKANKLFHLLATDPGRGLDRDQMLFLADHLEDLMNNCQEMCYTIDRSEQRPYFARLTKTLYDLVKGLKINTTTIYMQYSPANNAYWMSETLAIKNPYYTYKDWATDGKTTEILAANK